One Vigna unguiculata cultivar IT97K-499-35 chromosome 11, ASM411807v1, whole genome shotgun sequence DNA window includes the following coding sequences:
- the LOC114170243 gene encoding uncharacterized protein LOC114170243: MAKDMERIFDAQMCPIDNRLAFTVYMLTREVEHWWISTKSIMEERDEHVTKEAFRGEFLSEYFPESIQYVKEVEFLQLTLGGKTVAEYAEIFKHLSRFYTKPLDEEWRYRKFENGLRGDIRLMVAPLSIKDFATVVEKPKVIEKMKNEVEEPSVVLHSRGPHLRHVCPRTEGYRRCNNCGKQGHFGKDCPTLARTATRPLVQTPAQNQQRNKGNRPQATGRVHAMTGAEVTGSEEPELVSSQGVMKEIQSGAQYFIIFTHMEVEVKEGTSIIRVVHEFEDVFPDEVPGLSPNREVEFSIDLVP, from the exons atggctaAAGACATGGAGAGAATCTTCGACGCACAAATGTGTCCGATAGATAACAGGCTTGCATTTACGGTATATATGCTCACCAGAGAAGTTGAACATTGGTGGATCAGCACcaaatccatcatggaggagagagACGAGCATGTGACTAAGGAGGCATTCAGGGGGGAATTCCTCTCTGAATATTTCCCAGAAAGCATCCAGTATGttaaggaggtggaattcctccagttGACTCTAGGAGGGAAGACAGTAGCAGAGTATGCAGAGATATTTAAGCACCTCAGTCGTTTCTACACCAAGCCACTTGATGAGGAGTGGCGATACAGGAAATTTGAAAATGGTCTTCGTGGtgatattcgcttgatggtagccccactatccatcaaggattttgctaCTGTGGTGGAAAAGCCTAAAGTaatagagaaaatgaagaatgagGTAGAGG AGCCGAGTGTAGTGCTTCATAGTAGAGGCCCTCACTTGAGGCATGTTTGCCCACGCACGGAAGGCTATCGTagatgcaacaactgtggcaagcaaggccactttgggaaagACTGTCCCACTCTTGCTAGGACAGCGACACGCCCTCTAGTTCAGACTCCTGCACAGAACCAGCAGAGGAACaaaggcaacaggcctcaggcgacagGTAGGGTCCACGCTATGACGGGAGCAGAGGTTACAGGCTCAG aggagcctgagttagTATCTTCTCAAGGAGTTATGAAGGAGATTCAGAGTGGCGCACAGTACTTCATAATTTTCACTCATATGGAGGTAGAGGTGAAAGAAGGGACATCGATCATACGGGTAGTACATGAATTTGAAGACGTGTTCCCAGATGAAGTACCAGGGCTGTCTCCcaatagagaggtggagttctcaatTGACCTAGTGCCTTGA